A stretch of the Aegilops tauschii subsp. strangulata cultivar AL8/78 chromosome 4, Aet v6.0, whole genome shotgun sequence genome encodes the following:
- the LOC109737606 gene encoding uncharacterized protein, with amino-acid sequence MHIEKNICDSFLGTLLDMDGKSKDTLKARLDLQHLKIRKDLHPNVSNGKYTLNLACYNLTKDEKKMLCKFLHGVRMPDGYASNLKRCVDLEGCKVSGLKTHDCHVLFQKLLPIWVRNILPKKFVVPFLELSLFFAAIYSKELNPEELAKLSRTIPETLCRLEMILPPQFFDIMMHLPIHLAEEARLGGPVAYRCMYPVERYLRTLKGYVRNKAHPEGSIAEGYIAEECLTFCSRFFGNIDTKLNRPERQEAAARDEGPAGLSVFGTIDHSKKGFTFETLSKAEMKQIRHYIITNCEESNSWTDEHLDELTRAGAHGVQKRHRDEFVDWFERRVRT; translated from the exons ATGCACATTGAGAAGAACATCTGTGACAGCTTTTTAGGGACACTGCTTGATATGGATGGTAAATCAAAGGATACTCTGAAGGCCCGTCTTGATTTGCAGCACTTAAAGATAAGGAAGGATCTGCATCCAAATGTCAGTAATGGAAAGTATACTTTAAATCTAGCTTGCTATAATTTGACCAAGGATGAGAAGAAAATGCTATGCAAGtttttgcatggtgtaaggatgCCCGATGGTTATGCATCAAATCTAAAAAGATGTGTGGACCTCGAAGGTTGTAAGGTGTCTGGGCtcaaaactcatgactgccatgtcCTCTTTCAGAAACTTCTTCCCATTTGGGTACGCAATATACTGCCCAAGAAATTTGTTGTCCCATTCCTCGAGCTAAGCCTATTCTTTGCTGCGATTTATTCCAAGGAATTAAATCCTGAAGAGCTAGCAAAGTTGAGTCGTACAATTCCAGAAACTCTCTGTCGACTTGAGATGATCCTTCCACCCCAGTTTTTTGATATCATGATGCACCTTCCTATTCACCTTGCTGAAGAAGCTCGATTAGGTGGACCTGTTGCTTACCGATGCATGTATCCTGTGGAAAGATATTTGCGCACACTTAAAGGATATGTGCGGAACAAAGCTCACCCAGAAGGTTCAATTGCCGAGGGTTACATAGCTGAAGAGTGTCTAACATTTTGTAGCCGCTTTTTTGGTAACATTGATACCAAGCTTAACCGGCCAGAGCGTCAGGAAGCTGCAGCTAGAGATGAAGGACCAGCTGGACTTAGTGTATTTGGCACAATTGATCACTCAAAGAAAGGTTTCACATTTGAAACACTTTCTAAGGCAGAGATGAAGCAAATTAGGCACTACATAATAACAAACTGCGAGGAATCCAACTCATGGACCGA TGAGCATCTGGATGAGCTTACAAGGGCTGGTGCTCACGGTGTCCAGAAACGGCACAGAGACGAGTTTGTAGATTGGTTCGAGAGGCGTGTAAGAACATAA
- the LOC120961915 gene encoding uncharacterized protein: MTNTVQQSNATESPTDQSNWPSHARRHRTEADIESGGQKKKGRGVLKGIKVAKKRFANGSSKLHIEFSKTLGGSIGENYRLFVDDVVVYMKRKAPLIGVNKWSAIDSSVKDSIVADVMAKWDLEDTYSTKGKILTIARERYRGWRSTLDSTYKAYSTDAQRRANKPEDVTPEEWDYMINYFGTDLKFQPKNTENRQKQKARHIAGSKSYSQISYEKRDEETGKEPTILQLWQITHTRNGSWSNEESQTVYDNARIQIREKEGEIGGPISSEEQNNIFQNSYRSTMESTSLKPHGRGYMAKPPSGSERLHSQIQRQNAELTLEVHDLRRQIVEQQAERQREREEERVAREKQLEEERVARQREREEAKQAMMHDIMNEVRQSMRSDVEQILGTRQEDAHQFSQARDAPRNGTGNRSSSLFKNSTMITQHQLMQAAKHHRRPPSEKDGFL, translated from the exons ATGACAAATACTGTACAACAAAGTAACGCTACGGAAAGCCCCACAGACCAGTCCAATTGGCCGTCGCACGCACGCCGACATCGTACAGAAGCGGATATAG AAAGTGGTGGTCAAAAGAAGAAGGGGCGAGGTGTCCTCAAAGGAATCAAGGTCGCCAAGAAGCGATTCGCCAATGGTTCCTCAAAGCTTCACATTGAATTTTCCAAAACATTGGGAGGTTCTATCGGAGAGAACTATCGTTTGTTTGTGGATGACGTGGTGGTTTACATGAAAAGGAAGGCACCACTCATTGGTGTGAACAAGTGGTCTGCCATTGATTCTTCTGTGAAGGATTCAATCGTTGCTGATGTCATG GCTAAGTGGGATTTGGAGgacacatattctacgaagggAAAAATACTAACAATTGCTAGAGAGCGCTATAGAGGATGGCGGTCAACTTTGGATTCAACATACAAAGCATACAGTACTGATGCTCAAAGAAGGGCCAATAAACCCGAGGATGTAACTCCAGAGGAGTGGGATTATATGATCAATTATTTTGGCACCGATTTAAAATTCCAG CCGAAAAATACGGAAAATCGCCAGAAGCAAAAGGCGAGGCATATAGCTGGTTCAAAATCGTACTCGCAGATTAGCTATGAGAAG AGGGACGAGGAGACTGGGAAGGAACCAACTATTCTACAACTTTGGCAGATCACTCATACACGAAATGGATCGTGGTCTAATGAAGAATCACAGACTGTTTAT GACAATGCACGCATCCAGATTAGGGAGAAAGAAGGAGAGATTGGTGGTCCAATTTCAAGTGAAGAGCAAAACAATATTTTCCAGAATAGCTACAGATCTACTATGGAAAGTACATCATTGAAGCCTCATGGCCGAGGATACATGGCTAAGCCGCCTAGCGGTTCTGAAAGACTACATTCTCAAATCCAGAGGCAAAATGCTGAGCTAACCCTCGAGGTTCATGACTTAAGGAGGCAAATTGTTGAACAACAGGCAGAGAGGCAAAGAGAACGAGAAGAAGAGCGAGTTGCCAGGGAAAAACAGCTTGAGGAGGAACGTGTAGCAAGGCAGAGAGAACGTGAGGAGGCTAAGCAAGCAATGATGCATGATATTATGAATGAGGTTAGGCAATCAATGAGGTCGGATGTTGAGCAGATATTGGGAACTCGACAGGAAGACGCACATCAG TTTTCCCAAGCAAGGGACGCTCCAAGAAACGGAACTGGAAATCGGTCAAGTTCTCTGTTTAAAAATTCGACCATGATTACTCAACACCAGCTTATGCAAGCAGCTAAACACCATCGTCGTCCTCCAAGTGAAAAG GATGGTTTTCTCTAA